In Phaseolus vulgaris cultivar G19833 chromosome 3, P. vulgaris v2.0, whole genome shotgun sequence, the sequence taaattggcTACTTAAAGTGGAAAATTGTTTCAgtccataaaataaaaatattaatatatttttttcacttttcttcttttagttcAAACAacattgttttattttcttttttcttttttattatctGATTTTTCATCATTCAATCCAAAAAGAAACATTAAGGTCTACAAACtgtattatttgtttttctaacaaaataaaattaaaaaatatttaattttaatgaattggatttttttttaaataagtttaatatgaaattcaaaattaaaatttaaccaAAGCACAACTATATTTTTGTTTGTAAATAATCCATCAATATATccttaataatttaaatttatactaaattatttgaaattattttatataacggaaatgtttatataaataaaatttatgtaaataaatactttaaatatataaaaacattttggattttttgataaaatgtttatattgataaaaaaattattgaaattcgATCTatgattaaaaatgaaaatatccaAAGGGGACAAAtattgagagagagagattaaAAACGTTCTTGTTATAATAAAAGCTTTTAAAAATCATTGAAGAATGATTCTTACAACTAGTTTTATGTAAGATAATtattctaatttatatatagaaaatatttaatgaatataaGACTATGATAGAAAGGATAAACTGATTTTACATGTAAGATGCCTTATTTCtagcaaaaaataaataaaaataggctAAATTAAGTTCAAGTATGTATGAGTCTCAGCTGGTCAAATACACATAgaagtaaatataaatataaaaacgtTATTTTAGGTTAATAGGGTGTTAGTGTAAGAGTTTTTacactttcaatcaattaaaaataacctTATAATATGTTCTAAAGTAATTATGATCAAATTTCCATTATTtgggaacaaaatattattaccCTAAAACTTCTTAGACTTTAACCAACATCTTCAAGCAAGAAGAGACAAACTAGATGAACTAATTTTATTCACCTTTTCACTTCAACATGGGTGTGATTTTGACCAAGTTTCAACCTTGCTAGAAATTTGACACCTAATTGTTCCatttttctaatattataattttaaaataacttaattGTTGTGTTTTGTGGAGTTAATTTATTTTGCATTTTGgatcaataaaaaatcatgattgatttgaattttaaaataattatctgaaaattataattttaccattaattagttttttatatttaaattaatacaaaaactgttatttatataatttttaagataaatatattaaaaacaacaaattagGGATGCAAACTTTATAGTAATATCAtagttaaaaaacatttttcctttttagtGAATAAAGAGAtgctataaaatattttaatattaataataaatagtttaaaactaaaatatttcataatgatctttttatgttttctattaataattatatatacttCTTATAGTATTTATATAGTAAAAAATTTACAGTTAAAATTATATCTTACTTAATGGATAGAAATTGGATTAAATATGAGGGATTGGTTTCCCATCAATTTTGGGGAAAAGGCAGGATATTGAGTGCATTTTGTCTAACTTGTCAATTTGCTAGATCATAGGCAAAAGAGATGTGTTATCCTGCTAAtttgtttacattttttttatatcatgtgccaaatattaaatttgttttactaaaattaaaataaagaattaacTTTTTTCTATATTGTATtacttgaaaaatataattatttaatcaaaatataatttaaaccaTAATCacgtataaattaaattttagttaataattataatttaatattttattttttaaaaatacatatcTCTTCTTATATTCAATTATAGACTTTACTTAATCATTAAAGAAGATAACATAAATACTCACTTGATTAAGTACGttgaaacaataataataataataaactaaatctaaatattattttttgatagATTAATAATACTATATTGCTCATTATTTGCCAAGTGTTTATATAactttatatacatttttttgtcTCACTTTCTACTATAGAGAggaacaaaattttaaatttctttccGCTCCTTTTTTTATCCTATCAAACAACTAAAACATTTTCtcactttttacttttttttctcattctttcgtatccctttctttttctaaataaaaaattaaacaaaccaTAAGGGTTTGTAAATTCAATTACACTTTAAGAAGTTTAAAGAAATAGTTTATCAATAACAAGTTTTTAGAttgatttataatataataatattaagcaTCTATAATCAATATGTTACCATTATATTGCTTAAATGGACTGCAAAGTAGCTTTAATCTTTTGGTATGATCTTATTGATCACAGTTCCTGCTGGATAGAATACGAACAAGagcaaggaaaagaaaaagaaaaaaactaagaCGATTGCTTGCTTGCACTCTGAGCTTTGAAGGTTGCCTCAAGTGATTAGTGTTTTTGGCATTTTGACAACAAAATGTGACAGTAACATTACACAGTGCTAAAATCTACTCAGCCATAGTTCATAGTTACAGGCAAACAGTAAGGTGCCACCGCCCAATGCATGGACTAGATACAGGAATAACAATTGCGGGAAAATGAATGAGACTTCCTATTCTGCAAATTTAAAGATTGATTACCTAACTCTCTGAATGAACAACTGTCTTTACTCGTGTTATGCTTTGCCAAGGTAAAATGGTAATGGCCCTCCAGATAAGGTATAGTACGAATGCAACATACGCAGCAGTTATTACACTCACTACAGCGCCAAACAAGAGACCATTAACTTCGGAGGAAAAGAATTCCGTCAAAAGATAGCCATTAATCACTATCACCAGAGCAGCCACAAGCCATGATGCAATCTGCATCCATATCATAAGTCAATTCAGTACTTAATCACAACACACTATGAGCAGAATTTGGAAAGAAGGGTTAGTACAGAAACCAAATAAATGCATTCAAGATCCACAGAAGTTGTGGAGAAAACTCTCTGGAAGCCAAAAAAACTGAGGAAGTTCAGAGGAGAAACGAAAAGCATCAATTCACCATATCCAAAAGAGAAATTAAAGGAAAGATGTAAAACTTCAAAACGAATGCAGATGACAAACGTATATTTTGTCTACTATACCTAAAGTTATATTATCAAAATGTATGCCCACTTTTCTTGCTTCCCAGGTAATAAAACACTGACAGATATTATCTTCTTAGACATTAATAAATACAATATAAGTCAGTATCAAATGAGGCCTCTCTTTCTCCAAATTGTTACAGACAAAGAATTCAAAAGTGGGAGTTCTTTCATAGATTTGAAATGTAGCACGTTGGAGTTCGATACTAAAGAATATCCAAAATAACAATACATACACTCCACAGTCACATCTCCTATTTTCTATTATATCCACTacactttattatttttctagcACGATCAAATTCTACATCAACAATAACTATGCTTGCATGCAAGTGAATGATCGACAATTTCAAAGATGTGGGCTTCATGTATAATATACTAATGATTTATTAAGCCAATTATTGGCAGAACTTGAAAAAAAATGAGGACAAAAGTGAAACAACGCCCTCGAGATGAGAGGAAGGACCGATGCATATTTTCTGCAATAAAGTTATATCAATGCTGACATAATGTGCCGTTCCCAGCAGCAGGATTAATTATGTTGCATAACATATTCATATTGAACAAATCATTATTAAAATGATAAGTaacaaaaaggataaaaaaattccGTGGTACTCTATCATGTACTGATAAATGACATGGAGATAGTTATTAGCAAGATAAAACATCCCATAATTCGTAGGATAATAAAGGAAAAAGATGGAACGGTAGTAGTCCACCGCACACCTTTCAGTTCTCAAGGCAGGAGAGTAAAATCAGGCCTACCAATTTGTCTCTTTAGAATCAGACTCGAAATTGCAAAAGAGATAAGGAATACGTTAGTAAGTTCTAAATTGTCTCCAACAGCAAGAAGAAAAGGGCTCTATATATCGTGTCATTTCCAAATTATAGGCTTCCTAATTAAATTTGAAGTTTGATATCATTGACCAAACAATACAGACAGCAATTTCGTACAAAATGAATTAAGTTGGCATCACAAAGTCCTTTATCACATACATAATAATAGCATCAGATAAGTGACCAGCGAGATCAAAATGCAGATTGAatgacaatatatatatataccttgaGAACAGAGCCAATTTTGAAAGTGCCCATTATCTGCTCCTTTGACACCAGATAAAGCAAGGGAATAAGTGCAAAGGGGATTTGAACTGACTGAAGAACATTGAGCCACCCATTCAGAACATCTAACGATTCCTCTGTACTATCAAATAAAAGAGCAACTATCATGGTTGGGATTATTGCACAACTTCGGGTAATCAACGCCCTTGTCCACTTCTTTAATCTTAAATTTAGAAAACCTCCCATGATGAATTGTCCAGCATAAGTACCAGTAATAGTGCTACTTTGACCTGCTGCTAATAGCCCAATACCCCATATATATAAAATTGGAAACAGACCACCCCCATATGTCTCCTCAAGATACTGTCCTGCATTTGCAAGACCAATGCTGTTTGCAAGTTCAGAACCATAAAACCCCTTAGCAAAGACTGTTGTGacaaatatatttatgataaaGGAGACTACAAGGGCAAGGGTGGACTCTATAGAGTAGTAATTAATAGCTTCATGAACCCGGCCTTTCTTGCTGCGGTCAACCTGCCTTGACTGAACAAGAGCAGAGTGCAAGAACACGTTGTGAGGCATGATAAGGCACCCCACAACTCCAACAGCCTGTTGTATAGTTCTGGAGCTGAGTTTTGGAATCAAAATGCCTGCAGATACAAAATCAAACCCTTCATAagattcaaaacaaaagaaacctTACATTTTACTTATAATGACTAACGTGTTAAAATTCCTTACCAAGAAGCAGTTCCTTGCCACTTGGCTTTGCTTCACCAAACATCCACGCGAACGAGATTGCCATCAAACCAATGAGAACAGCAAAAAAAGCTTCTAATGCCCTCACACCATAGTTCTctagaaagagaaaaataaaactgCAACAAAGTACCCATGTTTAATTTGGGATTACCCTACTGGCAGACAGagtaaaacattaaaaaaaatgctaTGGGTAGCAGAGAGGTCTAAGCATTTTGGTATAGTTATTTTTTGGGAAAACAAACATACCCAGGGAGAATCTATTCATGATAGTGGCAAATAccttatatttcataatatacaGTACAAAATCTCCTTAACAACAAAAAATACAATGAGTCAGCAACTTCACTTTTGAACTGAAATAGCAAACATTTATAAATCAACTCCAGCGGCAGGACAACCCATAATTTATTGTGGTTTGGATCCGACCTATCAAAATCTCTGACAGCTTAATGAAGGAAGGAATTTAGACAAATACCAAAATGAAGAATGTGGTAAGTACATAAACATAAATAGTAGTAGTACTACAATGGAAAACGCACAACATAAACAAGTCCAGCATTTGGgcaatgaaaacaaaaaacagtATTAGAAGGTGGGCGGTTAGTTGAATTACCAATCAAGAGCAGTGATGACGACTCCAGCCCAAAGGGGCACAACCCCACGACTGAGAATTCTGATAGCAATAGCGCTTCCAATAACCTCCTGAATATCGGAGCCAATGAGAGCGAGTTCGGCCATTACCCAAAGCACTATCCGGGCCCATGCAGGGTACTCCTCCCTGCAAAGCTCGGCAAGGTGCTTCCCGGTGGCGACGCCGAGGCGGGCGGAGAGGAGC encodes:
- the LOC137808254 gene encoding metal transporter Nramp3.2-like; translated protein: MSRNPQEQPLLSDSFQEEEERQETAYESSEKIVVVGIDESDSEENWGRVPPFSWKKLWLFTGPGFLMSIAFLDPGNLEGDLQAGAIAGYSLLWLLMWATAMGLLIQLLSARLGVATGKHLAELCREEYPAWARIVLWVMAELALIGSDIQEVIGSAIAIRILSRGVVPLWAGVVITALDCFIFLFLENYGVRALEAFFAVLIGLMAISFAWMFGEAKPSGKELLLGILIPKLSSRTIQQAVGVVGCLIMPHNVFLHSALVQSRQVDRSKKGRVHEAINYYSIESTLALVVSFIINIFVTTVFAKGFYGSELANSIGLANAGQYLEETYGGGLFPILYIWGIGLLAAGQSSTITGTYAGQFIMGGFLNLRLKKWTRALITRSCAIIPTMIVALLFDSTEESLDVLNGWLNVLQSVQIPFALIPLLYLVSKEQIMGTFKIGSVLKIASWLVAALVIVINGYLLTEFFSSEVNGLLFGAVVSVITAAYVAFVLYLIWRAITILPWQSITRVKTVVHSES